A single region of the Bacillus sp. DX3.1 genome encodes:
- a CDS encoding NPP1 family protein, protein MMNKKIYLSIFCSLAALTSSNTIAYAENVTKPFSVQTNQNPSNFLATLQFDGTDWFDSGEQNFPQAFKFQSYDENIEHNKENLIRFKIGESIFGTGSTGWENRGPNDQRPAVYFHSVTKGEYEVYEYWLYYADNDWINDHEHDWEKYFVYLKNGEPTHLLISNHNSYKIKPWSDIPKDNGHPLIGVDGGSHAMKWQSEDGVQIRYNGEISKNNGRLDEGNNSIQPWIIYSNDTLKGVIPYLNQPDIFYYGDPEYKLNPNEYGDPRDAPWKRSEWNNPPLP, encoded by the coding sequence ATGATGAATAAAAAAATATACTTAAGTATATTTTGTTCTTTAGCTGCGTTAACGAGTAGTAATACGATAGCATATGCTGAAAACGTTACTAAACCTTTTTCGGTACAAACAAATCAAAATCCATCAAATTTTTTAGCGACTTTACAATTTGATGGAACAGATTGGTTCGATTCCGGAGAACAAAATTTCCCGCAAGCTTTTAAGTTTCAATCTTATGATGAAAATATTGAGCACAACAAGGAAAATCTAATCAGATTTAAAATTGGAGAATCAATATTTGGAACCGGTTCAACAGGATGGGAAAATAGAGGTCCAAATGATCAAAGACCTGCTGTATACTTTCATAGTGTTACAAAAGGTGAATATGAAGTATATGAGTATTGGTTATATTATGCAGACAATGATTGGATTAATGATCATGAACATGATTGGGAAAAGTATTTTGTGTATTTAAAAAATGGAGAACCCACACATTTACTCATATCTAATCATAATAGCTATAAAATAAAGCCTTGGTCAGATATCCCTAAAGATAATGGTCATCCTCTTATTGGAGTAGATGGCGGTTCACATGCAATGAAATGGCAATCAGAAGATGGTGTGCAGATTCGTTATAATGGAGAAATTTCCAAAAATAATGGACGTTTAGATGAAGGGAATAATTCTATTCAGCCATGGATTATCTATAGTAATGATACTTTAAAAGGTGTAATACCATATTTGAATCAACCAGATATTTTCTATTATGGTGATCCAGAATATAAATTGAATCCTAATGAATATGGTGATCCTAGAGATGCTCCTTGGAAGAGATCTGAATGGAATAACCCTCCACTTCCATAA
- a CDS encoding SH3 domain-containing protein, protein MRKLTGIILSLFLLCSTFAPSLAFAAENFDSNKIGWVQEGNEKYYFDKPGVKHTGWLELEGKNYYIDSSGKSLFSYQIINGKTHYLDDSGTARTGWMDTVDDKFYLSTNGEIKTGPLTYKGKEFHFNKYGEMDRGWIILQSFIKRVYPKPETKFIVESKRVKDGEVLEVIEKYGMWYKVKYQGEVGYVRTTDSLIFDQKAPNSIELSRNKALFTHSFLNLYQKNQELVFPPNQLKNLKEAINLYSELFSKGADFIFKIESMTKLDNKRGWVQENNNWYYYNKDGTHVTGFQIIDDKKYYFDTNGAMHKGWLEDENTRYYFSESGMMQKGLQQISGKYYYFNEAGQLSVGYQTIDGKPYYIEGSGEMTAGWIKKDYEWYFSHPTGALQTGDFTYKDKGFYFNQKGEMERGWITLESLVKKVYPEPDLKRVLRAQNVKGGEVIEVTGKYGSWYVVNYQGQKGYVRIHDAIIFDQEKKKPLVSLIEKGTVLKFLVEYNKSDQTFVADTLKAIEDSGHTAEDFNTFTTEVSDNIQAELPKIKATAKELKKSAQELKQQLLAGGITITDAVAEEILNTWDATNDILTQLYNNEHKKMEYLKTTMPRVQTDWDALTDAYFRYKYKIDYKQTAQEIKVIKQDAEKFQSSLHQLKTELVPLVQQTKEFKTQVYKNYEKIQQLAPGIYADANAGLDSVSNLMDSANRIASHKVDIPAAAHNIGNIDLTNNLRDLGVPPERYNKFIEEQKATNKLMSTTLDIYPGINVAKEAIQMYQGKELGTDRKYEPSDYAFGVLNVTSGGVTKTLGKVVGTVGDLEKKAKNLEKAAKNVSNSGFAVAEFDKKIAKMNVNEKIALIKSTSVDIAKQNSWKKDSKLTRINNRDVYFDSNTKNYYALDTQHGRFEVVNKKGKHQGEVDFNLNSTKPADKSGGHDLKMS, encoded by the coding sequence ATGAGGAAGCTTACAGGTATTATACTTTCGTTATTTTTATTATGTTCTACATTTGCTCCCTCTCTTGCATTCGCAGCAGAGAACTTTGATTCAAACAAGATTGGCTGGGTACAAGAAGGAAATGAAAAGTACTACTTCGATAAACCAGGCGTCAAACATACTGGCTGGTTAGAGCTTGAGGGGAAAAACTATTACATTGATAGTAGTGGAAAATCACTCTTTTCTTATCAAATCATTAATGGGAAAACACATTATTTGGATGATTCAGGAACAGCAAGAACTGGCTGGATGGATACAGTAGATGATAAGTTTTATTTAAGTACTAATGGAGAAATTAAAACAGGACCTCTGACATATAAGGGAAAAGAATTTCATTTTAATAAGTACGGGGAAATGGATAGAGGATGGATCATCTTACAATCTTTTATTAAGAGAGTATATCCTAAACCAGAGACTAAATTTATTGTAGAATCTAAGCGTGTTAAAGATGGCGAAGTACTTGAGGTAATTGAAAAGTATGGTATGTGGTATAAAGTTAAGTATCAGGGGGAAGTGGGATATGTTAGAACAACAGATTCTCTCATATTTGATCAAAAAGCACCCAATTCAATAGAATTATCGAGAAACAAAGCCCTTTTTACTCATTCTTTTCTAAATTTATATCAAAAAAATCAAGAACTAGTATTTCCTCCTAACCAACTAAAAAATTTGAAGGAAGCAATAAATCTTTATTCAGAACTATTTTCTAAAGGAGCAGACTTTATATTTAAGATTGAATCCATGACTAAGTTAGATAACAAAAGAGGATGGGTTCAGGAAAATAACAACTGGTATTATTACAATAAAGATGGGACTCATGTAACTGGTTTTCAAATAATTGATGATAAAAAGTATTATTTTGATACAAACGGAGCTATGCATAAAGGATGGCTTGAAGATGAAAATACTCGCTATTATTTTAGCGAATCAGGTATGATGCAAAAAGGATTACAACAAATTAGTGGGAAATACTATTATTTTAATGAAGCTGGCCAATTATCTGTTGGATATCAAACCATAGATGGCAAGCCTTATTATATTGAAGGCTCAGGAGAAATGACTGCTGGATGGATTAAAAAGGACTATGAATGGTATTTTTCTCATCCTACAGGAGCATTGCAGACAGGAGATTTTACATATAAAGACAAAGGGTTTTACTTTAACCAAAAGGGAGAAATGGAAAGAGGTTGGATTACATTAGAATCTCTTGTAAAAAAAGTCTATCCAGAACCAGATTTAAAACGTGTTTTGAGAGCCCAGAACGTAAAAGGTGGAGAAGTCATTGAAGTCACAGGAAAATACGGTTCATGGTATGTCGTAAATTATCAAGGACAAAAAGGATATGTTCGAATACATGATGCTATTATTTTTGATCAAGAGAAGAAAAAACCTTTAGTCAGTTTAATTGAAAAGGGAACTGTTTTAAAATTTCTTGTGGAGTATAATAAAAGTGATCAAACCTTTGTTGCAGATACGTTAAAAGCTATAGAAGATTCTGGACATACTGCAGAAGACTTTAATACATTTACTACTGAAGTATCGGATAATATACAAGCGGAACTTCCAAAAATAAAAGCGACAGCAAAGGAGCTAAAAAAATCTGCACAAGAGTTAAAACAACAACTTCTTGCGGGTGGTATCACAATTACAGATGCAGTTGCAGAAGAGATTCTTAATACATGGGATGCTACAAATGATATACTAACCCAGCTGTATAATAATGAACATAAAAAGATGGAATACTTAAAAACCACTATGCCTAGGGTGCAAACAGACTGGGATGCATTAACTGATGCTTACTTTAGATATAAGTATAAAATTGATTATAAACAAACCGCCCAAGAGATTAAAGTCATTAAGCAAGACGCAGAAAAGTTCCAATCTTCTCTTCATCAACTTAAAACAGAACTAGTTCCATTGGTACAACAAACGAAAGAATTCAAGACTCAGGTATATAAGAATTATGAAAAAATACAACAATTAGCACCAGGGATTTATGCAGATGCGAATGCAGGTTTAGATAGCGTAAGTAACTTAATGGATTCGGCAAATAGAATTGCGAGTCATAAGGTAGATATTCCAGCTGCAGCACATAATATTGGAAATATTGATTTAACGAATAATTTACGTGATTTGGGTGTCCCACCAGAAAGATATAATAAGTTTATAGAAGAGCAAAAGGCAACCAATAAATTGATGTCCACCACACTTGATATTTATCCTGGTATTAATGTAGCTAAAGAAGCTATTCAAATGTATCAAGGAAAAGAGCTTGGCACGGATAGGAAATATGAGCCTTCTGATTATGCTTTTGGGGTATTAAATGTTACGTCAGGCGGCGTTACGAAAACTCTGGGCAAGGTAGTTGGTACAGTCGGTGATCTTGAGAAAAAAGCGAAAAACCTAGAGAAGGCTGCTAAAAACGTTTCTAACAGTGGTTTTGCTGTTGCAGAGTTTGATAAAAAAATAGCTAAAATGAATGTAAATGAAAAAATAGCTTTAATAAAATCAACATCAGTGGATATCGCCAAACAAAATAGCTGGAAAAAAGATTCTAAACTTACTAGAATAAATAACAGGGATGTGTATTTTGATTCTAACACAAAGAATTATTATGCTTTAGATACACAACATGGAAGATTTGAAGTTGTTAATAAAAAAGGTAAACATCAAGGTGAAGTAGATTTTAATTTAAATTCAACAAAACCCGCTGATAAATCAGGTGGACACGATTTAAAAATGAGCTAG
- a CDS encoding heavy metal-binding domain-containing protein: MIVTTTNTIQGKEIIEYVDIVNGEAIMGANIVRDIFASVRDVVGGRSGAYESKLKEARDIAMEEMKVLAKQKGANAIVGIDVDYEVVRDGMLMVAVSGTAVRV; the protein is encoded by the coding sequence ATGATTGTAACAACAACTAATACTATTCAGGGTAAAGAAATTATTGAGTATGTAGACATCGTAAACGGTGAAGCAATTATGGGTGCAAATATCGTACGTGATATCTTCGCTTCTGTTCGTGACGTTGTCGGTGGCCGTTCTGGTGCATATGAAAGTAAATTGAAAGAAGCACGTGATATTGCAATGGAAGAAATGAAAGTTCTTGCGAAGCAAAAAGGTGCAAATGCAATTGTCGGTATTGATGTAGACTACGAAGTCGTTCGTGATGGAATGTTAATGGTGGCTGTAAGCGGTACAGCGGTACGTGTGTAA
- a CDS encoding recombinase family protein — protein sequence MNSYIYGYARVSTQQQDLIRQIDMLQNYNCTEILTEKMTGTKSDRPELIRLKDKIRPGDTLVVESFSRLGRSTKDLIELVDFFENKGVKLISIKEQFDTNTPQGKLMLTVFQAFSQFERDLIAQRTQEGLVSARARGRVGGRPRVKDTYIQKALNLYKSEQYSIQEIVNMTGISQATLYRYIRENKQVQKNEETEEKTATIRMLLRVENNNKFVRGKGKVRRNIESFLISQYNMEQHSGEYIFYVPYTTISDLEKKVDSIIHEIDFEADLQNCFTELDVYCDELELQW from the coding sequence ATGAATTCATACATTTATGGTTATGCACGGGTAAGTACCCAACAACAAGATTTAATTCGTCAAATAGATATGCTTCAAAATTATAACTGTACTGAAATTTTGACTGAAAAAATGACAGGTACGAAAAGTGATCGTCCAGAACTTATTCGATTGAAAGATAAAATTAGACCTGGTGACACGTTAGTAGTAGAAAGCTTTTCTAGATTAGGCAGAAGTACCAAAGATTTAATTGAACTTGTTGATTTTTTTGAGAATAAGGGAGTTAAGCTAATTAGTATCAAAGAACAATTTGATACCAATACACCTCAAGGGAAATTGATGTTAACAGTATTTCAGGCATTTAGCCAATTTGAAAGAGACTTGATCGCCCAACGAACACAAGAAGGTCTTGTAAGCGCAAGAGCCAGAGGAAGAGTTGGTGGGCGTCCTCGTGTTAAAGATACCTATATTCAAAAGGCATTAAACTTATATAAATCAGAGCAATATAGCATACAAGAAATTGTAAACATGACAGGTATTAGTCAAGCTACGCTCTACCGATACATACGAGAAAACAAACAAGTACAAAAGAATGAGGAAACAGAAGAAAAAACAGCAACTATCCGTATGTTGTTACGTGTAGAAAATAATAATAAATTTGTACGAGGAAAGGGGAAAGTTCGAAGGAATATCGAATCCTTTCTCATATCACAATACAATATGGAACAACATTCGGGAGAGTACATATTCTATGTTCCTTACACCACAATTTCAGATTTAGAAAAAAAGGTAGACAGCATAATTCATGAAATTGATTTTGAAGCGGATTTACAAAACTGTTTTACTGAATTAGATGTGTACTGTGATGAATTGGAGCTACAATGGTAA
- a CDS encoding stress protein produces MKKMKKLTNIALAGAIGLGGLGAFAPTDASAAEISPSTTNVPTNLSTELPINFVESQLPKEAKASANLSVNVDVLGIANMIRDSINTQTNRSGFVKGVMESAFYAAGQRYNVMVFNLNQNYDDHFNGVKFFGTTVYDGITFGIWVFEDGEFTNQGDGGWINWAFRGWFDRNGSHVKFYRG; encoded by the coding sequence ATGAAAAAAATGAAAAAGTTGACGAACATTGCTTTAGCTGGAGCTATCGGTTTAGGAGGATTAGGAGCGTTTGCACCAACAGATGCAAGTGCGGCCGAGATCTCTCCTTCTACAACAAATGTTCCTACTAACCTATCTACTGAATTACCTATTAATTTTGTTGAATCTCAATTACCAAAAGAAGCGAAAGCTAGTGCAAATTTAAGTGTAAATGTAGACGTATTGGGTATTGCTAATATGATTAGAGATTCTATCAATACTCAAACTAATCGTTCAGGATTTGTAAAAGGCGTAATGGAATCAGCATTTTATGCTGCAGGTCAACGCTATAATGTTATGGTTTTTAATTTAAATCAAAACTATGATGATCATTTTAACGGTGTTAAATTCTTCGGCACAACGGTATATGATGGAATCACTTTTGGAATTTGGGTATTTGAAGATGGGGAATTTACGAATCAAGGTGATGGCGGATGGATTAACTGGGCGTTTAGAGGTTGGTTCGATCGTAATGGTAGCCATGTTAAATTTTATCGTGGATAA
- a CDS encoding serine hydrolase domain-containing protein: MKIRSQITFASLALLIAGSSLLYTTPISIVKAEPTQNVSSSSHTSTQRDRNSVKQAMRDTLQLGYPGILAKTSEGGKTWGYAAGIADLRTKKPMKTDFRFRIGSVTKTFTATVVLQLAGENRLNLDDSIEKWLPGAIQGNGYDGNQITIRQILNHTSGIAEYSRSKDADFTDTKKSYTAEELVKMGISLPPDFAPGKGWSYSNTGYVLLGILIEKVTRNSYAEEIENRIIEPLELSNTFLPGNSSVIPGTNHARGYVQPDGASELKDVTYYNPSAGSSAGDMISTADDVNKFFSYLLGGKLLKEQQLKQMLTTVPTGREGIDGYGLGIYETKLPNGVSIWGHTGGILGFTTLVGGTLGGKHTLVVNWNSLGRADSPNPFKNILLAEFSK, from the coding sequence ATGAAAATACGTAGTCAAATTACATTTGCAAGTCTGGCCCTTTTAATAGCTGGAAGTTCTCTGTTATACACAACACCAATCTCAATTGTAAAAGCAGAGCCCACTCAAAATGTATCTAGTTCGTCACACACAAGCACTCAACGAGATCGTAATTCCGTCAAGCAAGCAATGCGGGATACATTGCAACTTGGATACCCGGGGATACTTGCTAAAACTTCTGAGGGTGGAAAAACGTGGGGTTATGCCGCTGGGATAGCGGATCTGAGAACCAAGAAACCAATGAAAACAGATTTTCGCTTTCGCATTGGCAGTGTGACGAAGACGTTCACCGCAACAGTTGTACTTCAATTAGCTGGAGAGAACCGCCTGAATCTAGACGACTCCATCGAAAAATGGTTGCCTGGTGCCATTCAAGGAAATGGATATGATGGTAACCAGATTACTATCCGGCAGATATTGAACCATACAAGTGGTATCGCTGAATACTCAAGGTCAAAAGACGCTGATTTTACGGATACAAAAAAATCGTATACGGCTGAAGAGTTAGTGAAGATGGGGATTTCTCTGCCCCCAGACTTTGCCCCAGGAAAGGGCTGGTCTTATTCAAACACAGGATACGTATTACTGGGTATTCTTATTGAAAAAGTAACCAGAAACAGCTATGCGGAAGAGATTGAAAATCGGATTATTGAACCACTTGAATTGTCGAATACATTCCTACCTGGCAATTCAAGCGTTATTCCAGGCACCAACCATGCCCGTGGATATGTCCAACCAGACGGAGCAAGTGAGCTAAAAGACGTTACTTATTATAACCCAAGTGCAGGTAGCTCTGCTGGAGATATGATTTCTACTGCTGACGACGTAAACAAATTCTTCTCTTACTTGCTCGGTGGCAAATTACTGAAAGAACAACAACTAAAACAAATGCTTACTACAGTTCCTACAGGAAGAGAAGGAATCGATGGATATGGTCTTGGAATCTATGAAACTAAGCTTCCGAACGGTGTCTCGATATGGGGACACACAGGTGGCATTCTAGGGTTTACTACTCTTGTTGGAGGTACACTTGGAGGCAAGCATACGTTGGTCGTCAATTGGAACAGTTTGGGTAGAGCTGACAGTCCTAATCCTTTTAAAAATATTTTACTTGCTGAATTTAGCAAGTAG
- a CDS encoding YcaO-like family protein, whose translation MLYSWERETLEEIAHQRIMDTFKELSFSVKKRAFGDKIQTTYVELFNLNQQIESFGVGKGKYNELGALFEALEHYTLENMPMKECDYFSSHHIAKNPIFNGERVMQLIVEEPDQQLLCKKYYALNNTQQHVWYPFFIANPHYMQHPIETDTYQYQKVQRYSSNSGTAIGSTLHEAIIHATNEVIERDAFSLFLLRHFYYDMPDHTLNIIHPNTLPSSLKETIVHAEEELQEEIILLNITTEVAIPTILAVTKNKKHTGIFGLGTSLYPEYAILRSITELVQVNHIASANIGDELAHREHFLNQLQPYPRHYACAEMNMCSVFNQFPATYVSFEDFPRFSERNLILYIEEMQERLHQQHFSIYYSPVKEFSNGIKIIHVLIPQMERFLLITNGQLVFPSERGMKKNLKLQSSL comes from the coding sequence ATGCTATATTCTTGGGAAAGAGAAACCTTAGAAGAAATTGCGCATCAACGTATTATGGATACGTTCAAAGAATTAAGTTTTTCGGTGAAAAAAAGAGCTTTTGGAGATAAAATACAAACCACATACGTGGAATTATTTAATTTAAATCAACAGATTGAATCATTCGGCGTAGGAAAAGGGAAGTACAATGAATTAGGCGCATTGTTTGAGGCCTTAGAGCATTATACTCTGGAGAACATGCCAATGAAAGAGTGTGATTATTTTTCTTCTCATCATATTGCGAAGAACCCGATATTTAACGGAGAGCGTGTTATGCAATTGATAGTAGAAGAACCAGATCAACAATTACTTTGTAAAAAATACTATGCTTTGAATAATACACAACAACATGTATGGTATCCATTTTTTATTGCCAATCCACATTATATGCAACATCCAATTGAAACGGATACTTATCAGTATCAGAAAGTACAACGATACAGTTCTAATAGTGGAACAGCTATTGGTTCCACTTTACATGAAGCGATTATTCATGCAACGAATGAAGTCATTGAAAGGGATGCCTTTTCTTTATTCCTACTTCGGCATTTCTACTATGATATGCCAGATCATACATTAAATATAATTCATCCAAATACACTTCCATCATCCCTAAAAGAAACGATTGTACATGCAGAAGAGGAGTTACAAGAGGAAATTATACTATTGAATATAACAACGGAAGTTGCAATTCCAACTATATTAGCTGTTACAAAAAATAAAAAGCATACTGGTATATTTGGGCTCGGTACATCTTTATACCCTGAATATGCTATCTTGCGAAGTATTACAGAATTGGTTCAAGTGAATCATATCGCTTCTGCAAATATTGGTGATGAGCTAGCACATCGAGAGCATTTTTTGAATCAATTACAGCCGTATCCTCGTCATTATGCTTGTGCAGAAATGAATATGTGTTCCGTATTTAATCAATTTCCAGCAACTTATGTTTCGTTTGAGGATTTTCCGAGATTTTCAGAACGTAATTTAATACTTTACATCGAAGAAATGCAAGAACGATTGCACCAACAACATTTTTCTATCTATTATTCTCCAGTCAAAGAGTTTTCCAATGGTATAAAAATCATACATGTACTAATTCCACAAATGGAGCGTTTTTTATTGATTACAAATGGTCAATTGGTGTTCCCGTCCGAAAGAGGTATGAAAAAGAATCTTAAATTACAGTCCAGTTTATAA
- a CDS encoding tyrosine-type recombinase/integrase: MPTKEFQDTIQNFSSFLLNKGRKPSTIKRYVYDLEDFGHWLQKSKKLPTRNIWTTLGTKDYEAYFYDLKQQRQYSDKTMHRIYIVLNRMYQYLQLPNPLEEMQFSIQPNRASRDGDFISKEEEKRLKYILTSLEELTEKQRSVRPVLMDRNISIVHLLINNGLSLQELVSLQMKHVHFENNTISVPKIVGIERTILLTDDDKKRLFNYYKIIPEPVRPKYHSNDPLFVAFDFTRNTYRWSYENDAPKALTEIAVQKMIRLEVARANLRKGISAQHLRNTFILRLIEHHVSEEEIIKQVGFKSKLSLKRYCDYINQK; the protein is encoded by the coding sequence ATGCCAACAAAAGAATTTCAAGATACAATACAAAATTTTTCTTCATTTTTATTGAATAAAGGTCGAAAACCTTCCACAATTAAACGATACGTCTATGATCTTGAAGATTTTGGTCATTGGTTGCAAAAATCTAAAAAACTCCCTACACGCAATATATGGACGACGCTTGGTACAAAGGATTATGAAGCGTATTTCTATGATTTAAAACAGCAACGACAGTACTCTGATAAAACAATGCATCGTATCTATATTGTCTTAAATAGAATGTATCAGTATTTACAACTGCCAAATCCGTTAGAAGAGATGCAATTTAGTATTCAACCCAATCGTGCGTCACGTGATGGAGACTTTATCTCAAAAGAGGAAGAAAAAAGGTTAAAGTATATTTTAACTTCATTAGAAGAATTAACGGAAAAACAACGTTCTGTTCGTCCAGTACTTATGGATCGCAACATTTCTATTGTACATTTACTCATCAATAATGGATTATCCTTACAGGAACTTGTAAGTTTACAGATGAAGCACGTTCATTTTGAAAACAATACAATCTCAGTACCAAAAATAGTGGGTATAGAAAGAACAATCCTTTTAACTGATGATGATAAAAAACGATTGTTTAACTATTATAAAATCATTCCTGAACCTGTTCGTCCTAAATATCATAGTAATGATCCCTTATTCGTAGCCTTCGATTTTACTCGGAATACTTATCGTTGGTCATATGAAAACGATGCACCGAAAGCCCTAACAGAGATTGCTGTTCAAAAGATGATTCGACTTGAAGTTGCTCGAGCAAATTTACGTAAAGGGATCTCAGCGCAACACTTACGGAACACGTTCATTTTAAGACTTATTGAGCATCATGTTTCAGAGGAAGAAATTATAAAACAAGTAGGCTTTAAATCTAAACTTTCGTTAAAAAGATATTGTGATTACATCAATCAAAAATAA
- a CDS encoding IS6 family transposase, protein MGYFKGKQFEKDIILVAVGYYCRFSLSYRDVSEILKERGISIHPTTIMRWVHEYGNLIYQIWKKKNKNTLLSWRLDETYIKIKGKWCYLYRAIDKEGQTLDIQLRQKRDKQAAYAFMKRLARTFGEPTVLTTDKAPSLASAFKKLKEIGLYKNTFHRTIKYLNNIIEQDHRHVKRRFSRSLGFQSLRHASRTIKGIETVHAIYKQKRSLQPNFVFSTYNALHELLIVS, encoded by the coding sequence ATGGGATATTTTAAAGGAAAACAGTTCGAGAAAGATATTATCTTGGTAGCCGTTGGCTACTATTGTCGTTTTTCTTTAAGCTATCGCGATGTGTCTGAAATTCTCAAAGAACGTGGTATTTCTATTCATCCAACAACTATCATGCGCTGGGTTCATGAATATGGAAATCTTATCTATCAAATTTGGAAGAAGAAAAACAAAAACACATTGTTATCTTGGCGTTTGGATGAAACCTATATCAAAATTAAAGGAAAGTGGTGTTATTTATATCGAGCAATTGATAAAGAGGGACAAACACTTGATATTCAACTTCGTCAAAAACGAGACAAACAAGCAGCATATGCTTTTATGAAAAGACTCGCTCGAACTTTTGGAGAACCAACGGTTCTGACGACAGATAAGGCTCCTTCTTTAGCTTCCGCATTCAAAAAATTAAAGGAGATAGGTCTTTACAAAAATACCTTTCATCGTACAATAAAGTACCTCAATAATATCATCGAGCAAGATCATCGACATGTGAAACGTCGATTTTCCCGTTCCTTAGGCTTTCAAAGTCTTCGCCATGCCTCACGTACTATTAAAGGTATAGAAACTGTTCATGCCATATACAAACAAAAGCGAAGTCTTCAACCAAACTTCGTTTTTTCGACGTATAACGCATTACATGAATTATTAATAGTTTCATAA
- a CDS encoding Rpn family recombination-promoting nuclease/putative transposase, with protein sequence MSTKLVNLRIDFAFKQLFGTKGNEEILTGFLNAILEESLEAPITSLQLEDPHLHKAYEDDKLSILDLLATLDNGTQVNIEIQLRNTHDMVKRSLYYWSKLYTSQMQEGMPYRSLRKTITINLLDFILFSQDDSFHTIGQLWNPKKQQILSDDIEIHFVEIPKLVKQWHEEKVNPWENAFVRWMLLLPAHEDEHLTQTLEEIAMNQDPILQKAMNKWENMSHDSSFRTAYEAREKLLLDEQAKLAHAREEGLEEGLEKGVQKGREEGIEQGKIQLIRGMHKNGMPLEDIAKFTGLTTEEIRKLLL encoded by the coding sequence ATGTCCACAAAATTAGTAAATTTACGAATTGATTTTGCTTTTAAACAGTTATTCGGAACGAAAGGGAACGAAGAGATCTTAACTGGTTTCTTGAATGCTATTTTAGAGGAATCTTTAGAGGCACCTATTACATCTCTACAATTGGAAGACCCACATCTTCATAAGGCTTATGAAGATGATAAGTTATCCATTTTAGATTTATTAGCAACATTAGACAACGGAACGCAAGTGAATATCGAGATACAGCTTCGCAATACACACGATATGGTGAAGCGATCTTTATATTACTGGAGTAAACTCTATACATCCCAAATGCAAGAAGGGATGCCGTATCGTTCACTTCGGAAAACAATTACCATTAACTTATTAGATTTTATATTATTCTCCCAGGATGATTCATTTCACACCATAGGACAATTATGGAATCCCAAAAAGCAACAGATACTAAGTGATGATATTGAAATTCATTTTGTAGAAATTCCAAAATTGGTCAAACAATGGCATGAAGAAAAAGTAAATCCATGGGAAAATGCATTTGTTCGTTGGATGTTATTACTACCAGCACATGAAGATGAACATTTAACTCAAACATTGGAGGAGATTGCGATGAATCAAGATCCAATTTTACAAAAGGCAATGAATAAATGGGAAAATATGAGCCATGACTCCTCATTCCGAACAGCTTATGAAGCTCGTGAGAAGTTACTTCTAGATGAGCAAGCTAAGTTGGCACACGCTCGTGAAGAAGGATTAGAGGAAGGTTTAGAAAAAGGGGTCCAAAAAGGAAGAGAAGAAGGAATTGAGCAAGGAAAAATCCAATTAATCCGTGGTATGCATAAGAATGGTATGCCATTAGAAGACATTGCAAAATTCACAGGTCTAACTACGGAAGAAATACGAAAATTATTATTATAA